The proteins below are encoded in one region of Shewanella putrefaciens:
- the rpsF gene encoding 30S ribosomal protein S6, translating into MRHYEIVFMVHPDQSEQVPGMIERYTGVITEANGTIHRLEDWGRRQLAYPIQDLHKAHYVLMNVEAPAETIEELETAFRFNDAVLRNMVMRTKVAVTEASPMARARDERDSRRGPAGERSYDEAHAEEIGE; encoded by the coding sequence ATGCGTCATTACGAAATCGTATTTATGGTTCACCCAGATCAAAGTGAACAAGTACCAGGTATGATTGAGCGTTACACAGGTGTTATCACCGAAGCTAACGGCACAATCCACCGTTTAGAAGATTGGGGCCGTCGTCAACTGGCTTACCCAATCCAAGATCTGCACAAAGCTCACTACGTTCTGATGAACGTTGAAGCACCTGCAGAGACGATCGAAGAGCTAGAAACAGCTTTCCGTTTCAACGACGCAGTTCTGCGTAACATGGTAATGCGTACTAAAGTTGCCGTTACTGAAGCATCTCCAATGGCTAGAGCTAGAGATGAGCGCGATTCACGTCGTGGCCCAGCTGGCGAACGCTCATACGATGAAGCTCACGCTGAAGAAATCGGTGAGTAA
- the rnr gene encoding ribonuclease R, with translation MIKDPHFEREQDKYENPIPSREYIIDYLRSQKSPITRDSIAAALNIHEEEQLEALRRRLRAMERDGELVFTRGQSYGLPEKMDLISGTVLGHREGFGFFKPDEGGDDLFISNRDMLMYFHGDKVLAQKAGMDRKGRREARIVRLIQPRSAAIVGRYHVDSGMAFVIADDKRITQEILVANEDRNGARQGDVVVVELTRRPGRFVKAAGKVTEVLGKQMAPGMEIEIALRNYDLPHTWSPVIEKKLRRIPDEVVEADKVGRVDLRHLPLVTIDGEDARDFDDAVYAEVKPSGGWRLWVAIADVSYYVRTDSALDAEARARGNSVYFPSQVIPMLPEKISNGLCSLNPHVDRLCMVAEMTVSAKGKLSGYKFYPAVMHSHARFTYTQVAAMLEGGPIAPEHESLFPHLQCLQSLYLALDEQRAERGAIAFETMETQFIFNEQRKIEKIVPRGRNQAHKIIEECMILANVSAAKFVKKHKGEVLYRVHEAPSEQKLANFKEFLAERGLTMTGGLEPTPSDYQNVMLQIADRPDAELIQVMLLRSMRQAIYTPDNEGHFGLALEEYAHFTSPIRRYPDLILHRVIRYLLAKERGEATEKWTQDGGYHYQLDELDQLGEECSTTERRADEATRDVSDWLKCEFMQDHVGDTFDAVIASVTSFGLFVRLNELFIDGLVHISSLGSDYYQFDPMRQRLIGENTGQIYQVGDPVTVKVAAVNLDDRQIDLLMLGDDSKGGKRKASASRDKPLTARERVNREGAKLAKATKTGTAKSKTSSAKAKPKASAKAKKDVKSPAKKPKAAKRSTRKK, from the coding sequence ATGATTAAAGACCCTCATTTTGAGCGTGAACAGGATAAGTACGAAAACCCTATCCCAAGCCGTGAGTATATTATCGATTACTTACGTTCTCAGAAATCACCTATAACCCGTGACAGCATTGCCGCGGCGTTAAACATCCACGAAGAAGAGCAGCTTGAAGCCCTGCGCCGTCGCCTACGGGCGATGGAGCGCGATGGCGAGCTAGTGTTCACCCGTGGGCAGAGCTATGGCTTACCCGAGAAGATGGATCTTATTTCCGGAACTGTGCTTGGGCATAGAGAAGGCTTCGGCTTTTTCAAACCCGACGAAGGTGGTGATGATTTATTTATCTCTAACCGCGATATGCTGATGTATTTCCACGGCGATAAAGTGCTGGCTCAAAAGGCGGGCATGGACCGTAAAGGCCGCCGTGAAGCACGTATCGTGCGACTTATTCAGCCACGCAGCGCCGCGATTGTCGGCCGTTACCACGTGGACAGCGGCATGGCCTTTGTGATTGCCGATGATAAGCGAATTACCCAAGAAATCTTAGTCGCCAATGAAGACCGCAATGGCGCCCGTCAGGGCGATGTGGTCGTGGTGGAGTTAACCCGCCGTCCCGGGCGTTTTGTTAAAGCTGCGGGTAAAGTCACCGAAGTGCTCGGTAAGCAAATGGCGCCGGGGATGGAAATCGAAATTGCCCTGCGTAATTATGATTTACCCCATACTTGGTCACCTGTGATCGAGAAGAAACTGCGCCGCATCCCCGATGAAGTGGTCGAAGCCGATAAAGTCGGCCGTGTTGACCTGCGTCATCTGCCATTAGTGACTATCGATGGGGAAGATGCCCGCGATTTCGACGATGCGGTTTATGCCGAAGTTAAGCCGAGCGGCGGCTGGCGTTTATGGGTCGCGATTGCGGATGTGAGTTACTATGTGCGGACCGATTCGGCCTTAGATGCCGAGGCGCGTGCCCGTGGTAACTCGGTATATTTCCCGTCGCAAGTTATCCCTATGTTACCGGAAAAAATCTCCAACGGCCTGTGTTCACTCAATCCCCATGTTGACCGTTTATGTATGGTCGCCGAGATGACAGTGTCTGCTAAAGGCAAGTTATCGGGTTACAAGTTTTACCCAGCGGTGATGCACTCACACGCGCGTTTTACTTATACCCAAGTGGCAGCCATGTTAGAAGGTGGGCCGATTGCGCCTGAACATGAAAGCTTGTTCCCGCATTTGCAGTGTTTACAGTCATTGTACCTCGCGCTCGATGAGCAAAGAGCCGAGCGTGGCGCGATTGCGTTTGAGACTATGGAAACTCAATTCATTTTCAATGAGCAGCGCAAGATTGAGAAAATTGTGCCGCGTGGTCGTAATCAAGCCCATAAAATCATTGAAGAATGTATGATTTTGGCTAACGTTTCCGCGGCCAAATTTGTGAAAAAACACAAAGGCGAAGTCTTGTACCGTGTGCACGAAGCGCCATCTGAGCAAAAATTGGCGAACTTCAAAGAGTTTCTTGCTGAACGCGGTTTGACAATGACCGGCGGCCTTGAACCTACTCCGTCGGATTATCAGAACGTCATGTTACAAATCGCCGACCGTCCCGATGCCGAACTTATCCAAGTGATGTTGCTGCGCTCAATGCGCCAGGCGATTTACACGCCGGATAATGAAGGCCATTTTGGTTTGGCTTTAGAAGAATACGCGCATTTTACCTCGCCAATTCGACGTTATCCTGATCTTATACTCCACCGAGTCATTCGTTATTTGCTGGCGAAGGAGCGTGGTGAGGCGACAGAGAAGTGGACGCAGGATGGTGGTTATCACTATCAACTCGATGAGCTCGATCAATTAGGTGAAGAGTGTTCGACCACAGAGCGCCGTGCCGATGAAGCGACTCGCGATGTTAGCGATTGGCTCAAGTGCGAGTTTATGCAGGATCACGTTGGCGATACCTTTGATGCTGTGATTGCTTCAGTAACCAGTTTTGGTTTGTTTGTTCGCCTCAATGAGCTATTTATCGATGGCTTAGTGCATATCTCAAGCCTAGGAAGCGATTACTATCAATTTGACCCTATGCGCCAGCGTCTTATCGGCGAGAATACGGGGCAGATCTATCAGGTTGGCGATCCTGTGACGGTTAAGGTTGCGGCGGTTAATCTAGATGACAGACAGATTGATTTGCTTATGCTTGGCGATGACAGTAAAGGCGGCAAGCGTAAAGCATCTGCCAGCCGCGATAAGCCGCTAACGGCCCGTGAGCGCGTCAATCGTGAAGGCGCAAAGTTGGCTAAGGCGACTAAAACTGGGACGGCTAAATCGAAAACCAGTTCCGCTAAGGCTAAACCCAAGGCGAGTGCCAAAGCAAAGAAAGATGTAAAAAGTCCGGCTAAAAAGCCTAAGGCCGCTAAGCGGAGCACGAGAAAGAAATAA
- a CDS encoding S46 family peptidase codes for MRIALVAALVLTSGIANADEGQWQPYQMPSIADKLSERGIDIPAEKLADLTSYPMNAVVGLGYCTASFVSPQGLVVTNHHCAYKAIQYNTKQEHNYLEQGFLATSMDKEPSAGPNERLYITEAVTDVTSEVTKDLSQDPLQRYEDIENHSKALIKSCEADANYRCNVRSFHNGLEYYLIKQLMIRDVRLVYAPPESVGGYGGDIDNYEYPRHSGDFAFLRAYVGKDGKPAAYSEDNIPYTPKSYLKVNADGVKAGDGVFVAGYPGTTSRYNLTSELKFASDWLYPTQAKRYQLQIDTIEAMGQEDADIAIKYAGNMASMANRMKKLNGLLAGFKATDIIGIKQQREDDFLAWLKKNPSLNQNLISELEVLLAEQQLQTQTNYYFTNAQSSTLLTAANNLYRLAKEKQKSDAEREIGYQERDLAMFSSRLKRIDSSFHINVDKTLWLQDLNAYLSQPNRVAALDNMLKLDDMNVSLEAKLAGLYSLTTLTDQAQRLAWMDADAKAFETSSDPFICLAVALYDTNMAQEKAEKILAGKLSTARPAYMAAVIDYYKANNWPVYPDANGTLRISYGMVDGYQSRDALYKQPFTRLDGIAAKHTGVEPYNAPKKLLDAINGQRFGDHLVKSVYQDPRGWICRLFSCLDKPEEFNSVPVNFLSSVDTTGGNSGSPVFNGKGELVGLNFDSTYEAITKDWFFNPTITRAVHVDIRYILWMMDEVDHADNLIKELDLVRN; via the coding sequence ATGCGTATTGCATTGGTTGCGGCCTTAGTTTTGACATCCGGCATAGCGAATGCCGACGAAGGACAATGGCAACCTTATCAAATGCCTTCAATTGCAGACAAACTCAGTGAACGCGGAATCGATATTCCTGCTGAAAAACTGGCCGATCTCACAAGCTATCCAATGAACGCCGTTGTAGGGCTGGGCTATTGTACCGCCAGTTTTGTCTCCCCCCAAGGGCTAGTTGTAACAAACCATCATTGCGCCTATAAGGCGATACAATATAACACTAAGCAAGAACATAACTATCTAGAACAAGGCTTTTTAGCGACATCCATGGACAAGGAGCCCTCAGCCGGTCCTAACGAGCGTTTATACATCACCGAAGCTGTGACTGATGTCACCAGCGAAGTGACTAAAGACTTAAGCCAAGATCCCCTACAACGCTACGAAGACATTGAAAATCATAGCAAAGCCTTGATCAAAAGCTGTGAGGCCGATGCCAATTACCGCTGTAATGTCCGCAGCTTCCATAACGGCCTAGAATACTACTTAATCAAGCAATTGATGATCCGCGATGTGCGCTTAGTGTATGCACCGCCCGAAAGTGTCGGCGGCTACGGTGGTGATATCGATAACTACGAGTATCCACGCCACTCGGGGGATTTTGCCTTCCTACGCGCTTATGTGGGCAAAGACGGTAAACCAGCAGCCTACAGCGAAGATAACATCCCTTACACGCCCAAGAGCTACCTTAAAGTCAATGCCGATGGCGTAAAGGCTGGCGATGGCGTGTTTGTGGCGGGCTATCCTGGCACCACCAGTCGTTACAATCTCACCAGCGAACTTAAATTTGCCAGCGACTGGCTCTACCCAACGCAGGCAAAACGTTATCAATTACAGATTGATACTATCGAAGCCATGGGTCAGGAAGATGCCGACATCGCGATTAAATATGCGGGCAATATGGCGTCTATGGCTAACCGGATGAAAAAGCTCAACGGTCTGCTGGCGGGCTTTAAAGCCACGGATATCATCGGCATTAAGCAGCAACGTGAAGATGACTTTCTGGCTTGGTTAAAGAAAAACCCTAGCCTTAATCAAAATCTTATCAGCGAACTAGAAGTGTTACTGGCCGAGCAGCAACTGCAAACCCAAACCAATTATTACTTCACCAATGCCCAATCGAGCACTTTGCTCACCGCGGCAAACAACCTCTATCGCTTAGCCAAAGAAAAGCAAAAGAGCGATGCGGAACGTGAAATCGGTTACCAAGAGCGCGATTTGGCCATGTTTAGCTCGCGTCTAAAACGTATCGACTCTAGCTTTCACATTAATGTCGATAAAACCCTTTGGCTACAGGACTTAAATGCCTATTTATCGCAGCCAAATCGTGTTGCCGCCTTAGATAATATGCTTAAACTCGACGATATGAACGTGAGTTTAGAGGCTAAACTCGCTGGCTTATATTCGCTGACGACGCTGACAGATCAGGCTCAACGTCTGGCATGGATGGACGCCGATGCCAAAGCCTTTGAAACCAGTAGCGATCCCTTTATTTGCCTAGCAGTCGCACTCTACGACACCAATATGGCCCAGGAAAAAGCAGAAAAAATCCTTGCGGGTAAATTGTCTACCGCTCGCCCTGCTTACATGGCTGCCGTTATCGACTACTACAAAGCCAACAACTGGCCAGTGTATCCCGACGCTAACGGTACGCTACGCATCAGCTACGGCATGGTCGATGGTTACCAGTCCCGCGATGCGCTGTACAAACAGCCCTTTACTCGCCTCGATGGCATAGCCGCCAAACACACAGGTGTTGAGCCCTATAATGCCCCGAAAAAACTGCTCGATGCGATTAACGGGCAGCGTTTTGGCGATCACTTAGTCAAATCCGTGTATCAAGATCCCCGTGGCTGGATTTGCCGTCTATTCTCTTGCTTAGATAAGCCTGAAGAGTTTAACTCAGTGCCGGTTAACTTCTTATCGAGTGTAGATACCACGGGTGGCAACTCAGGTTCGCCCGTCTTTAACGGTAAAGGAGAACTCGTTGGCCTTAACTTCGACTCCACCTATGAGGCGATTACCAAGGATTGGTTCTTCAATCCGACCATCACCCGCGCAGTTCACGTGGATATCCGTTATATCCTATGGATGATGGATGAAGTCGACCATGCCGATAATCTGATTAAAGAACTGGATTTAGTGAGAAATTAA
- the rpsR gene encoding 30S ribosomal protein S18: protein MARYFRRRKFCRFTAEGVAEIDYKDIVTLKNYITESGKIVPSRITGTSAKYQRQLARAIKRARYLSLLPYTDLHQ, encoded by the coding sequence ATGGCACGTTATTTCCGTCGTCGCAAGTTCTGCCGTTTCACCGCTGAAGGTGTTGCAGAAATTGATTACAAAGATATCGTTACTTTAAAGAACTACATCACTGAAAGCGGCAAGATCGTTCCAAGCCGTATCACTGGTACTAGTGCTAAATATCAGCGCCAACTAGCTCGCGCTATCAAGCGTGCTCGTTATCTTTCTCTACTGCCATACACTGATTTACATCAGTAA
- the priB gene encoding primosomal replication protein N: MTTNSLVLSGTITRSRRFKSPAGIAHSVIMLEHKSQRYEAEMLRNVYVQIQVILSGPRFESVADNLKAGVEVQVQGFMTLQQGRNGQNRLVIHAENVELKT; this comes from the coding sequence GTGACCACCAATAGCTTGGTGTTGTCCGGAACCATAACCCGTTCCAGACGCTTTAAAAGCCCAGCGGGGATCGCACACAGTGTGATTATGCTGGAACACAAGTCGCAGCGTTATGAAGCCGAAATGCTCCGCAACGTCTACGTACAAATACAAGTGATATTGAGTGGCCCGCGCTTTGAAAGCGTCGCAGACAATCTGAAAGCAGGTGTGGAAGTGCAAGTGCAAGGCTTTATGACCCTTCAACAGGGTAGAAATGGTCAAAATCGCTTAGTCATCCATGCCGAAAATGTCGAATTGAAAACTTAG
- a CDS encoding DUF481 domain-containing protein encodes MLKVIAPMSLFCLSFPAVALVPPDYQEPPSDFTAEIEAGLQLNTGNTESSSFNGRTQLIYDTKQTKQEATLKAYFASEKSEVTSEKYELQLQTNYKLTKGYIFGRGDFTWDQFGSYTQISTLSSGYGFNAINSYKTKLSLEVGPGYRYNMPAESVTIPDPDAEKDVILRTAAKFSQKLQEYSSLNADLTAEVGENNNTLTLDMNYKNLVFQDWAFKIGMNIKYTEIVPEGSQQTDTITTFNLLYTFR; translated from the coding sequence ATGCTAAAAGTTATTGCTCCAATGAGTTTGTTTTGCCTCTCTTTCCCGGCAGTTGCGCTCGTTCCACCCGATTATCAGGAACCGCCCAGCGATTTTACTGCGGAAATCGAAGCGGGCTTGCAACTGAATACGGGCAATACTGAATCCAGCAGTTTTAATGGTCGAACCCAACTGATTTACGATACTAAGCAAACCAAACAAGAAGCCACGCTCAAGGCTTACTTTGCGTCCGAAAAAAGCGAAGTCACCTCAGAAAAATATGAGTTACAGTTACAGACCAACTATAAGCTCACTAAGGGTTATATCTTTGGCCGCGGAGATTTTACTTGGGATCAGTTCGGTAGTTACACACAAATATCTACACTTTCAAGCGGTTATGGTTTTAACGCTATCAATAGTTATAAAACTAAGCTCAGTCTCGAGGTCGGCCCAGGTTATCGATATAACATGCCAGCAGAGTCGGTCACTATCCCAGATCCTGATGCCGAAAAAGACGTCATTCTTCGTACCGCAGCAAAGTTCTCTCAAAAACTGCAAGAATATAGCAGTCTCAATGCCGATCTCACCGCCGAGGTGGGCGAGAATAACAACACCCTCACATTAGATATGAACTATAAGAATCTGGTGTTTCAAGATTGGGCATTTAAGATAGGTATGAACATCAAATATACCGAAATCGTACCAGAAGGAAGCCAGCAGACCGACACTATCACCACATTCAACCTGCTCTATACCTTTAGATAA
- a CDS encoding MFS transporter, producing MANPLRTFASLYSTTLLTVLAGGLLTTYLGLRLSVTHVPQLWIGAMMSAYYVGLVAGSKIGHRLIAQVGHIRAFVASAGIVAASALGHALVDQLAIWILLRLIVGMGMMCQYMVLESWLNEQAESSQRGTVFASYMIVSYFGLILGQGAISIYPELGLEPLLLIAICFALCIVPISLTRRIHPAPLVPAPLKIAHYWKKAPQALTTIAIGSMIVGSFYGLAPAYASNLGLPPEKVATYMTATILAGLLAQWPMGKLSDIMSRSRLIRINCILLGILALGIAITPYHPVVSLVMTFLFGILGFTFYPLATALANSRVEQSDRVGLSATILLTFGLGASIGPLIASTLMQWLGNSMLYGFMSACTLILFLRLRYVHSQQKAETHVTQDYMMATGDLVSSPLAAALDPRVDVESIQDQMTPTSNNDEDDLGADATEQGEDEEDLEEEQQLVFSFDFEPVSTLSPLGDSLTQADEQTEQQTVDPVSAQNDLTKAL from the coding sequence ATGGCCAACCCGCTACGTACTTTCGCCTCTTTATATAGCACCACGTTATTAACTGTGCTGGCAGGCGGTTTACTGACGACCTATTTGGGACTCAGACTCTCGGTCACCCATGTTCCACAGCTTTGGATTGGTGCCATGATGTCAGCCTATTACGTTGGTCTGGTGGCGGGGTCCAAGATCGGCCATAGACTTATCGCCCAGGTTGGTCATATTCGTGCCTTTGTCGCCAGCGCCGGAATTGTCGCCGCTTCGGCCTTAGGTCATGCCCTTGTCGATCAATTAGCCATTTGGATATTACTTCGACTTATCGTCGGCATGGGCATGATGTGCCAGTATATGGTGCTCGAAAGCTGGCTGAATGAACAGGCGGAGAGCAGCCAACGCGGCACAGTTTTCGCCAGCTATATGATAGTCTCTTACTTTGGCTTGATATTAGGCCAAGGCGCCATCAGTATTTACCCCGAACTGGGCTTAGAGCCGCTGCTTCTTATCGCCATTTGTTTTGCCCTGTGTATCGTCCCCATTTCATTAACACGTCGCATTCACCCTGCGCCCTTAGTGCCAGCACCGCTGAAAATTGCCCATTATTGGAAAAAAGCCCCGCAGGCCCTGACAACGATTGCCATAGGTAGCATGATAGTGGGCTCCTTTTATGGTCTCGCCCCAGCCTACGCCAGCAATTTAGGGTTACCCCCAGAGAAAGTCGCCACTTATATGACGGCCACTATTCTCGCGGGTCTTTTGGCACAATGGCCAATGGGAAAACTGTCCGACATTATGTCCCGCAGCCGACTTATCCGTATCAATTGCATTCTCTTGGGGATTCTAGCTTTAGGCATCGCCATCACCCCCTATCACCCTGTGGTTTCACTGGTGATGACGTTTCTCTTCGGTATTTTAGGCTTTACCTTCTATCCGCTCGCCACCGCACTCGCCAACTCTCGGGTTGAACAGAGCGATAGAGTGGGATTATCGGCCACTATTTTGCTCACCTTTGGCCTAGGTGCCAGTATTGGCCCCCTTATCGCCTCGACACTGATGCAATGGCTTGGTAACAGTATGCTCTATGGCTTTATGTCGGCCTGCACCTTAATCTTGTTTTTACGCCTGCGTTATGTACATTCACAGCAAAAGGCCGAAACCCATGTGACCCAAGACTATATGATGGCAACGGGGGACTTAGTGTCATCGCCCCTTGCAGCAGCCCTCGATCCCCGTGTCGATGTCGAGTCGATTCAGGATCAAATGACCCCGACATCTAACAATGATGAAGATGACTTAGGGGCCGATGCGACTGAACAGGGTGAAGATGAAGAAGACTTAGAGGAGGAGCAACAACTTGTGTTTAGTTTTGACTTTGAGCCCGTTAGTACACTCAGCCCACTGGGTGATTCTTTAACACAGGCCGATGAGCAAACCGAGCAGCAAACAGTTGACCCCGTATCCGCCCAGAATGACTTAACAAAAGCGCTTTAG
- the rlmB gene encoding 23S rRNA (guanosine(2251)-2'-O)-methyltransferase RlmB produces the protein MKKQDIIFGIHAVEALLKHSPERIIELWLLQGRDDERLTVLANQAKAFGTTIQVASRKALDDKAESSQHQGIVARVKAAKVLSEHDLDDLLAKTELPFLLILDGVTDPHNLGACLRNADAAGVQGIIVPKDNSVGLTATVSKVACGAAETVPLFQVTNLARTMRHLQEKGIWIVGTAGEADCELYQADLKGPLAIAMGAEDKGLRRLSRESCDSLISIPMAGSVSSLNVSVATGICLFEAVRQRRSGL, from the coding sequence ATGAAAAAACAAGATATTATTTTTGGGATCCACGCAGTCGAGGCCCTGTTAAAGCATAGCCCCGAGCGGATTATTGAGCTTTGGTTATTGCAGGGCCGTGATGATGAGCGTTTAACTGTATTGGCTAATCAGGCCAAGGCCTTTGGCACAACGATTCAAGTGGCTTCCCGTAAAGCGTTAGACGACAAGGCTGAAAGCAGCCAACACCAAGGCATAGTTGCACGTGTAAAAGCGGCAAAGGTATTGAGTGAGCATGATTTAGACGATTTATTGGCTAAAACAGAATTGCCCTTTTTGCTGATTTTAGATGGTGTTACCGATCCCCATAACCTAGGTGCTTGCCTACGTAATGCCGATGCGGCGGGTGTACAGGGGATTATCGTTCCTAAGGATAACTCCGTTGGTTTAACCGCTACCGTGAGTAAAGTGGCCTGCGGCGCAGCCGAAACTGTGCCCTTATTCCAAGTGACTAACCTTGCGCGCACTATGCGCCATCTGCAGGAAAAAGGCATTTGGATCGTGGGTACGGCGGGCGAGGCGGATTGTGAGTTATATCAAGCCGATCTTAAGGGGCCGCTGGCGATTGCTATGGGCGCTGAAGATAAAGGATTGCGCCGTTTAAGCCGCGAGTCCTGTGATTCGTTGATTTCCATTCCGATGGCGGGAAGCGTGTCGAGTTTGAACGTGTCGGTAGCCACTGGCATTTGTTTATTCGAAGCCGTGCGTCAACGCCGCAGCGGATTGTAA
- the rplI gene encoding 50S ribosomal protein L9, translating into MNVILLDKIANLGNLGDQVVVKAGYARNYLLPQGKAVVANESNVKVFEARRAELEAKLAAELAAANQRAEKITALEAVVIASKAGDEGKLFGSVGNRDIADAVTAAGVELAKSEVRLPLGALRTTGDFEVEVQLHTEVKAVVKVSIVAEA; encoded by the coding sequence ATGAACGTTATTCTGCTTGATAAAATCGCTAACCTAGGTAACTTGGGTGACCAAGTTGTAGTTAAGGCTGGTTACGCTCGTAACTACCTGCTGCCACAAGGTAAAGCTGTTGTTGCTAACGAAAGCAACGTTAAAGTATTTGAAGCTCGTCGCGCTGAATTAGAAGCTAAATTAGCTGCTGAATTAGCTGCTGCTAACCAACGCGCTGAGAAAATCACTGCACTGGAAGCGGTTGTTATCGCTTCTAAAGCCGGTGATGAAGGCAAACTGTTTGGTTCAGTTGGCAACCGTGACATCGCTGATGCAGTTACTGCTGCTGGTGTTGAGCTGGCTAAATCAGAAGTTCGTTTACCATTAGGCGCTCTGCGTACTACTGGCGACTTCGAAGTTGAAGTTCAGTTACACACTGAAGTTAAAGCTGTTGTTAAAGTTTCTATCGTTGCTGAAGCTTAA
- the motX gene encoding flagellar protein MotX, whose translation MQVFTLLSLRVVMLRTALVALLPLVSSMCFAETQAVDIYSQAQLLELINSNQYLAKVKRDDCQLVQDIEARAEVLKQPLYQFLWGEMLNHGACVKANPGKGMNLLRDSAEQGSPEAMVKLAEYYQSGKFVIRNKDRAVNYLLPAAAGGSLPARMMLVRLFGEGYGSPRDYEMAYHWLYNDVFADEATKNKALSLLQVLAAKMPPSAVARAQQAQLRTH comes from the coding sequence ATGCAAGTATTCACCCTATTGTCATTGAGAGTCGTTATGCTACGTACAGCATTAGTTGCACTACTGCCCTTAGTATCTTCAATGTGTTTTGCAGAAACACAGGCTGTGGATATTTATAGTCAAGCTCAGCTGCTTGAGTTGATCAATAGTAATCAATACTTAGCGAAAGTGAAGCGTGATGACTGCCAGCTAGTTCAAGATATAGAGGCGCGTGCCGAAGTCTTGAAACAGCCGCTATATCAGTTCCTATGGGGCGAAATGCTTAATCATGGGGCCTGTGTGAAGGCAAATCCCGGGAAGGGGATGAACTTGCTACGGGACTCGGCCGAGCAAGGCAGCCCTGAGGCTATGGTAAAACTTGCCGAGTATTACCAGAGTGGTAAATTTGTTATTCGTAATAAAGACCGTGCAGTTAACTATTTACTGCCGGCAGCAGCGGGTGGCAGCTTACCCGCTCGTATGATGTTAGTGCGTTTATTCGGTGAAGGTTATGGTAGTCCACGAGATTATGAGATGGCCTATCACTGGTTATATAACGATGTTTTTGCGGATGAGGCGACTAAGAATAAAGCCTTATCTTTACTGCAGGTGTTAGCAGCTAAAATGCCCCCAAGTGCAGTGGCGCGGGCTCAGCAAGCTCAGTTGCGAACCCATTAG